The Corynebacterium halotolerans YIM 70093 = DSM 44683 region AATGCCCTCGACGGCGCCGAGGTGGCGCTGCTCCCCGTGACCGGGACCGGGCACGTCTCGGAGCTCTCCGCACTGGATGAGCCCGCGGCCCTGGCCACCTGCATGTGGGCCAACAACGAGACCGGAGCGATCCAGCCCGTCGCGGAGATCGTCGCCCGGGCCGCGGCGGCCGGCACCCCGACGCACATCGACGCGGTGCAGGTCGTCGGCAAGCTGCCCGTCGACTTCCACGCCCTCGGCGCCACCACCCTGGCCGCCAGCGCCCACAAGTTCGGCGGACCCAGGGGAGTGGGACTGCTGCTGGCCCGGCGCTCCCCGGCCCCGACGGCCATCCTCCACGGCGGCGGGCAGGAGCGCGGCATCCGCCCCGGCACGGTCAACGTCGCCGGCGCGGCGTCGCTGGCCGCCGCCCTCGAGGAGTCCGTCCGCGAGATGGAGACCGAGCAGTCCCGGATCCGGGAGCTGCGGGACCGGCTGCGCGAGCGGATCCTGGGCCAGGTCGACGACGTCACCGTCAACACCACCGAACCGGCGCTGCCGAGCCACGTGCACCTGTCCTTCCCCGGGGCCGAAGGCGACAGCATGATCATGCTGCTCGACTCCCTCGGCATCGAGGCCTCCACCGGCTCGGCCTGCTCGAGCGGCGTCAACCGCGCCAGCCACGTACTGCTGGCGATGGGCGTGGACGAACACGACGCCCGCGGCTCGCTGCGCCTGACCCTGGGACGCACCACCACCGCCGAGGACGTCGACTACCTGGCCGACCGAATCACCGAGGTCGTCTCCCGCGCCCGGGCCGCCGGCATGGCCGCCTGACCCGGCACGCCGGCCAGCTGCGGGTTGCCACATCCCGACAGGCTGCGTCGTCTCCTCTGTGACAGGTCCACCCCACTTTCGAACGGAGACGACCATGACCACCATCGACCTGCTCAGAACCCACAAGCGCTTCTACGCCGCCCTCGGCGCCCTCGAACTCGCCGGCCGGGGCCTCGACCACCGCACCCGGCTGATGGTCCAGCTGCACGCGTCCTTCCTCAACGACTGCCGCTACTGCATCGACCTCCACACGAGGGAGGCGCTGAGGAAGGGGCCGGGCCAGGAGTTCATCGGCGCCGTCCGCACCGGCCGTGACCACCCCACCTGGGATGAGCGCGACCGCCTCATCCTGGACTTCACCACCATGGGCACGCGTCTGACGGACAGCCTCGACGAGGAACTGCATGGGCGCGTCCTCACGGAATTCGGGCCGAAGACCACCGGTGACCTCATCGCGGCGATCGCTACGATCAACACATGGAACCGGATCGGAAAACTGAGCCGGAGGTGACCCCGGAGATGACCGGACAGGCGTGGCTGCGTCTGCGCCAGACCACCGGAATCACCGACCCCGCCGCCTGGCTGACCACCGTGACCTCCCGGCTGACCCTGGACGCCGCCACCACCGCCGAACGCCGCCGGGTCGACTACGTCGGCCCCTGGCTGCCCGACGTCGTGGTGCTCCCCGGCACCGAGCGCACCGACAGCACCGGGGACGCCGTCGTGGGGGCCGGGCTCGTCGACCTCGCCCTGGTGCGCCTGCTCCACACGCTCGCCCCGGTCGACCGCGCCATCGTCGTGCTCCACGACGTCGCGGGCGTGCCCCACGACGAGATCGCACGCATCACCGACACGACCCCGGCGGCGGCCCGCAAACGCCACTCCCGGGCCCGCCGGGCACTGCGTGAGGCGCCCGCCACCGCCCACGACGCCGGGTTGGCCGGGCGACTCGCCACCGCCCTGCGGGCCGGGGACCTGTCGGCGCTCATCGCCGCCCTCTCCGAGGACGTCGTGCTGTGGACCGACTCCGGTGGCGCCACCCGGGCCGCCCGGCGCCCGGTCAGCGGGGCGGACAAGGTCGCCCGTTTCCTCGCCGGCATCATCGACCGCTTCGGCATGCCCGCACTCAGCGTCGAGACCGGCTACGGGGCGGTGGTGATCCGCGCGGTCTCGCCCGACATGGTCCGCCTGGTCGTCCTCGAGTCCTCCGGCGGCCGGGTCACCGGCATCCAGATCCAGCAGAACCCCGCCAAGCAGCACGAGATTCGGGATCACCGGAACTAAAGCGTTACGCTGCTGTGTTGAACCAGGGGGAGACACCGACCACCGGTCACGAGGAGGAAGAAGGAACACGATGCGGGTACTGGCAGCAATGAGCGGAGGCGTCGATTCGGCGGTGGCGGCGGCCCGCGCCGTCGAGGCCGGGCACGACGTCGTCGGCGTGCACCTGGCCCTGTCGCGCGATCCGCAGTCGGTGCGCGAATCCTCCCGGGGCTGCTGCTCCCTGGAGGACTCGGCGGATGCGCGCCGGGTCTGCGACAGGCTCGGCATCCCCTTCTACGTCTGGGACTTCTCCGACCGCTTCAAGGCCGACGTGATCGACGACTTCATCGACTCCTACGCTCACGGCGAGACGCCGAACCCGTGCCTGCGCTGCAACGAGAAAATCAAGTTCGCGGCCTTGCTCGAGCGCGGCATCGCCCTGGGCTTCGACGCCGTGGTCACCGGCCACTACGCCCGACTGACCCAGCCGGCCGACGGCGGCGACGGCTACCTGCGCCGCGCCGTCGACCCGGACAAGGACCAGTCCTATGTGCTCGGCGTGCTCGGTGCACACGAGATCGCCCACTGCATGTTCCCGGTCGGCGACACCGTCAAGCCGGAGATCCGCGCGGAGGCGGGCAACCACGGTTTCTCGGTGGCCAAGAAGCCCGACTCCTACGACATCTGCTTCATCCCGGACGGCAACACCCAGGCCTTCCTGGGCAACCACATCGGGCTGCGCCCCGGCATGATCGTCGACCAGGAGGGCACCGAGCTGCGCAGTCACAACGGCGTCCACGAATTCACCATTGGTCAACGTAAGGGGCTTGACATCAAGGCTCCGGCCGCCGATGGCCGTCCGCGTTACGTCACCGACATCAACGCCGCCACCGGCACCGTCACCGTCGGCCCGCGCGAGAAGCTCGCCGTGGCCGAGATTCACGCCGACCGTCTGAAGTTCCTGCACCCGGCGATGGACGGCGAGTTCGACGCCGAGGTCCAGGTCCGCGCCCACGGCTCCGTCGTCGCCTGCCGCGCGCGGGTCGACCGGGAGGCCGATTCCCTGGTCCTCGAGCTGGCGGAGCCGCTGTCCGGGGTGGCCCGCGGCCAGGCCGCCGTGCTCTACCTGCCCGACGAGGGCGGCGACATCGTCCTCGGCTCGGGCACGATCTGCCGGACGGTGGCCGCGTGAGCGCCTACGGACTGGGCCCCCTGCCGGGTACCTCGATCGCGGAGGCCGCCGACCTCATCGTCGGTGAGACCGGCGATCTCCCGCACCTGCCGCAGCTGCCCGCCCGGGGCCTGGGCTCCGACCTGATCGGATGCACCGCCGGCCTGCTGGCGGCCGTCACCGTCGACCGCGGGCCACGGTCCTGGATCATGACCGACCGCCCCCAGCTGCTGACCCGGCGCACCTGGGACCGCATGGCCCGCGACCTCGACGAGTGCGAGGAGGCCTGGGGCACCTCGCTCACGGCGCTCAAGGTCCAGGTCGCCGGACCCTGGTCCCTGGCCGCTTCCATCGAGCTGGCCAACGGCCACCGCGTGATCACCGACCGCGGCGCGCTGCGCGATCTCACCGACGCGCTGATCGAGGGCACCAACGCCCACGTCGCGGACGTCGCGAAGCGCTTCCACCTCGACCCGGCCGAGGTGGTCGTCCAGCTCGACGAGCCGCGCCTGCCCGCCGTGGTAGCCGGCGAACTGCGCGGCGCCACCGACTTCCACCCCGTTCGCGCGGTCAATGCCACCGACGCCGCCGAGCGCCTGGCGCACGTCGTCGAGTCCCTCGACGCAGAGCAGGTGCTGCTCAACCAGACGGGCTACGCACCCCTCTGGGAGCTCGCAGTCAAGTGTGGAGCACGGACAGTGCTGGTCACTCTCGACCAGATCCGGGGCACGGAGCAACTCGACGGGATCGGGCAGGCCGTGGCGAACGGCCTGCGGGTCGGCCTCGGCGTCACCGGCCCCGAGGACCGTGTCGACGAGCTGGGGGAGCGACCCCGCGAAAAGGCCGTGCGGGTGGCGCGCTTCTGGGACGAGCTGTCCCTCGACCGGGAGCTGCTGGCAACGGCCGTCGACGTCCACCCGCGCGGTCCGGTCACCGAGGGCACGGCCGTCGACGCCGCCCACGCCTACCGCATGGCGGTGGCTGTCGAGGGCATGCTGACCCGCGACGCGGGAGATCCGTAGGGGGCGGAACGTGTGCGCGGCCGCGCACACGTTCACGCCAGCGGGGAGTGTGGCGTCAGTTGAGGTTGATCACGATCTTTCCGACGTAGTCCCCGCGGGAGAAGTACTCCTGGGCCTCCGCGATCTCGTCCAGGGGGAAGCGGGCGGCGATCACCGGTTGCACTGCGCCACTGCGGGCGGTGCCGAGGAGCGCGGCGAAGTGCCCGCGGGTGTGCATGGACGAACCGATGAGGCTGATGTTGTGGAGATAGAGTCGGCGCAGGTCGAATTCCACCACCGGCCCGGCGACGGCCCCCGCGATGACCCATCGCCCGTTGTCGCGGACGAGCGGCAGCAGTTCGGAGACCAGCGCCCCGCCGGCGATGTCGGCGACGGCGTCGACCTTCCCCCGGGTGTGGTTTTCGATCTGTTCCGCGAGGGCCCCGGATCCGCGGTCGACGGTGTGTCGCGCCCCTGCGGCGAGCACCTGGGTGGCCTTGCTGCCGCTGGTGACGGCGGTGACATTCGCGCCCCGCGCAGCGGCGAGTTGGACCAGTGCGAGTCCGACGCCGCCGGAGGCCCCGGTGACCACCACATTTTCCCCTTCCGCGATGCCCGCCCGTTCGAGCATGCCCATGGCGGTCCCGTAGGACACGGGCAGCGCCGCCAGCTGCTCATCCGTCAGAGGGGAATCCGTCACGTCATGGGCCTGGGCCCCGGTGACGGTGACGAATTCCGCGAAGCCGCCGTCCGCCTCGCTCCCGAGCAGTCCGACCGGTGGCGCGGTCGGGGAGTCGTCCAGGTAGATGGCCGGATCGACTAGGACCCGCTGGCCCACGCGGTCGGCGTCGACACCGGCCCCGGCCTCCGTGATCACACCGGCGATGTCCCCGCCCTGGATCAGCGGGAAAGAAAGAGGGCCGCGCCAGCCCGCCCGCGCGTCCGGTTCGCCCGGCAGGCCGTAGGCGCCTTCCCGGGTCCAGATGTCCGTGTTGTTCAGCGCTGCCGCACGTGTCTGCACCAGCACCTCACCTGCCCCCGGTTCCGGTCGACGCCAGTCGTCCCGGATCCGCAGAGTGTCAGGTCCACCGTGCTCCGTCAGTACCG contains the following coding sequences:
- a CDS encoding cysteine desulfurase family protein, which encodes MTTHYFDHAATSPMRQAAIDAFVEHAGTLNPGGQYGSGRHAGSVLSDARETVARLLGTDPVEVVFTASGTEADNLAIQGLYAASELNRVVSTPIEHSAVRDTVNALDGAEVALLPVTGTGHVSELSALDEPAALATCMWANNETGAIQPVAEIVARAAAAGTPTHIDAVQVVGKLPVDFHALGATTLAASAHKFGGPRGVGLLLARRSPAPTAILHGGGQERGIRPGTVNVAGAASLAAALEESVREMETEQSRIRELRDRLRERILGQVDDVTVNTTEPALPSHVHLSFPGAEGDSMIMLLDSLGIEASTGSACSSGVNRASHVLLAMGVDEHDARGSLRLTLGRTTTAEDVDYLADRITEVVSRARAAGMAA
- a CDS encoding carboxymuconolactone decarboxylase family protein, translating into MTTIDLLRTHKRFYAALGALELAGRGLDHRTRLMVQLHASFLNDCRYCIDLHTREALRKGPGQEFIGAVRTGRDHPTWDERDRLILDFTTMGTRLTDSLDEELHGRVLTEFGPKTTGDLIAAIATINTWNRIGKLSRR
- a CDS encoding sigma factor-like helix-turn-helix DNA-binding protein, whose translation is MEPDRKTEPEVTPEMTGQAWLRLRQTTGITDPAAWLTTVTSRLTLDAATTAERRRVDYVGPWLPDVVVLPGTERTDSTGDAVVGAGLVDLALVRLLHTLAPVDRAIVVLHDVAGVPHDEIARITDTTPAAARKRHSRARRALREAPATAHDAGLAGRLATALRAGDLSALIAALSEDVVLWTDSGGATRAARRPVSGADKVARFLAGIIDRFGMPALSVETGYGAVVIRAVSPDMVRLVVLESSGGRVTGIQIQQNPAKQHEIRDHRN
- the mnmA gene encoding tRNA 2-thiouridine(34) synthase MnmA — encoded protein: MRVLAAMSGGVDSAVAAARAVEAGHDVVGVHLALSRDPQSVRESSRGCCSLEDSADARRVCDRLGIPFYVWDFSDRFKADVIDDFIDSYAHGETPNPCLRCNEKIKFAALLERGIALGFDAVVTGHYARLTQPADGGDGYLRRAVDPDKDQSYVLGVLGAHEIAHCMFPVGDTVKPEIRAEAGNHGFSVAKKPDSYDICFIPDGNTQAFLGNHIGLRPGMIVDQEGTELRSHNGVHEFTIGQRKGLDIKAPAADGRPRYVTDINAATGTVTVGPREKLAVAEIHADRLKFLHPAMDGEFDAEVQVRAHGSVVACRARVDREADSLVLELAEPLSGVARGQAAVLYLPDEGGDIVLGSGTICRTVAA
- a CDS encoding zinc-binding dehydrogenase, which gives rise to MSTMTAAVLTEHGGPDTLRIRDDWRRPEPGAGEVLVQTRAAALNNTDIWTREGAYGLPGEPDARAGWRGPLSFPLIQGGDIAGVITEAGAGVDADRVGQRVLVDPAIYLDDSPTAPPVGLLGSEADGGFAEFVTVTGAQAHDVTDSPLTDEQLAALPVSYGTAMGMLERAGIAEGENVVVTGASGGVGLALVQLAAARGANVTAVTSGSKATQVLAAGARHTVDRGSGALAEQIENHTRGKVDAVADIAGGALVSELLPLVRDNGRWVIAGAVAGPVVEFDLRRLYLHNISLIGSSMHTRGHFAALLGTARSGAVQPVIAARFPLDEIAEAQEYFSRGDYVGKIVINLN